ATGACAAATCAGCAATAACATTGTGGGTAGGACCTCCACCAGATGTAACTCCAGAATGAGTTCCAATCAATCTTACAGGCACATCATTATAAGCAATATCTGTGTGTATCTGATCTGCTGCCCTCAAAGGAAGAAATGGTCCAAATACTTGTGAAAATACAATTTTGCCAGAAAGAGCTAATCCAGCAGATATACCAACCTGGTTGGCTTCCGCAATGCCAATATTAAAACAACGTTCAGGATATTTTTTTATAAACTTTCCTGTAGATGTGGATGGTGCAACATTATCAGAATAAGTAAATGCAAATTCTAATCCTTCATCTGCCATTTTCATTAGTTCGACCCCATAAGCTTCTCTTGCGGATGATAACATCTGATCAAAATCGAAAGTTGTTTCAACTGCCATAATTTATCTCACCTTTCTATTATTTTCTATTGATTTTAGTGCCTCGTCCAACTGCTCTTTGGCAATTCCACCGCCATGCCATACTGCATTATTTTCCATAAATGAAACACCACAGCCCTTAGTGGTATTTGAAATAATACATATTGGCTTTCTTCTAGTTTCCGGATCTGCTGGTGGAAGAGATTGCAGGGCATTACAAACTTCATACATGTCATTTCCTTGAATCTCTATAACATCCCATCCAAAAGCTTTTATTTTATCTCCTAAAGGATCAATATTCATTACATCCCTTGTGAAGCCAGTCATCTGTAGACGATTTTTATCAACAATTGCTACAAGATTGCCAAGCTTATAGTGTCCTGCTGCCATAAAGGCTTCCCAATTTGAACCTTCTTCAATTTCACCATCTCCTATGATACAGAAGGTTCTCCAGTAGGCCTTTGACATTCTAGCACCTAATGCTAAACCAGTAGCTATAGATAATCCATGCCCCAAAGAACCTGTTGATGCTTCAATAGCAGGAACGTATTTTCTATTAGGATGCATGCCAAATTTAGCAGTATCTAAGGTTTCAAAATGTTCTATCATATATTCCATTGTATACATTCCCAAATCTGAAAATATAGTATACAATGTCTCTCCACAATGACCTTTACTTAAAATCAATCTGTCTCTTTTTTCCCATTTAGGATTTTTAGGATCATAGTTCATGTACTTGTAATAGAGAGCAACAGCCATATCAACAATAGACAATTCCCCTCCAAGGTGACCCATACCTATTTCATAGATAAATGAGCATAACTTTTTTCGAATCTCTACTGCCTTATCTTCTAATTGTTTAACTTGTTCCATATCAACATTACAATACATAATAGGCATCTCCTTTTTTCATTTATTTATAATAGAGGTTGTTAAAAATCATTACACTTAATAAGTATTTTAGGATATTTTCCACTAATTTGAGCAGCAAAAGCTTCTTCTGCCTGATCAATAGTGAAAATTTTCTGTATAAAAGGTTTCAAGTTCATTCTAGGCATAATTTGAGCGGCACGTGGAAATGCATATGGAGCTACATTTATACTAGAAATAGTCAATTCCTTATTATACAATTTGTCATATAGATTTAGGGGCATATTATAGTTTTTAGGAAACATTGCAATATAAAGAACAGTTCCTCCTTTTGCAGCTATTTCACTGGCTGCCGGTGCAGCATTAGGTGATCCCGAAGCCTCTATTACAAGATCAAAACCCAATCCATTAGTTATTTTATTAGATTCTACACACACATCCTGCTCCAAAGGATTAATAACATAATCAGCACCAAATTCTTTGGCAAGTTCCTGTCTTTCCTTGATAGGTTCTATAAGTGTAAGTGACGTAGCTCCAAACATTTTCATTGCTTGAAGTGACAATAATCCTATAGGTCCTCCTCCTGAAATAGCAACTCTTTGACCGATCTTCATATTTGTTTTGTCCACAATTCTAACTGCAATTGACACAGGTTCTAACAAGCATGCTTCTTCTAAACTGACATCATCTGGGACTTTAAAAACCTGGGATTCATGCCACACTACATATTCGGACATACCAGGCTTATTATCCTGATATTCACAGAACTGCTCCTGACCATTTCGGCAATAATAACATGTACCGCAAAATCTTAAAAAGTTTCCTGCAACCTTGTCCCCTACTTTTAATCCCTTTTTAGTAGCCTTTTTACCAATTTCCACAATAGTACCTGAAATCTCATGTCCTAGTCCAAAGGGAGGTTCAAGGCCAAAAACTCCTTCTATTACATGTGGATCAGAACCACATATTGAACAGTAAGCAACCTTTATTTTAACATCCTCATCTCCCATTTCCTGCTCAGGCATATCTATAACCTGAACACGTCCCCTTTTATTAACATCAGGATCTTTTAAACTTCCTACCTTAACACAAGCAATAGTCTTCATAAATTAAAACCTCCTTATTTTATAATGTTGTCTGGAATCCACCATCAATACTTATATACCATCCATTAATATAATCTGATGCACTACTTGCTAAAAATACGGCAGTTCCCATTAAATCATTAAGTTCACCCCAGCGGCCACTTGGAATTCTATTTGTAATTTTATCGTAAAAATTTTTATCAGCACGTAACTCCTTGTTAACATCAGTTGCTAAGAAGCCAGGGCAAATTGCATTGGTTTGAATATTATATTTGCCAACCTCATTGGCAAATACCTTTGTCAAACCAAGAATAGCATGTTTACTTGCTGTATATGGCGGACACTTTTTATCCGCAGTAAAGGATAATGCTGAACCAATATTTATAATCTTACCGGATTTTTGTTTAACCATTTCTTTAACTACCCTGTGGCTGAGATAGTACACAGAATTTAAATCAATATCAATAATCTTCTGCCATGCTGAATCTGGATACTCTAAAAATTCCGCAAACGTACTTCCACCTGCATTATTTACTAAAATGTCAATTTTACCATATTCTTTCAAGCACGTATTTACAACCTGCTCAATATAATCCTTTTTCGTTAAATCTCCTTGCAAGAACTTAACCTTCTGGCCAGTTTCTTCTATGAGGCTCTTAATTTCAGATACATCATCAGTAAAGTGAGGTATAAAAAGATCAGCACCTGCTTTTGCAAAAGCAACAGCATAAGCCATACCAAGACCTTGATTTGCACCTGTAACCACAGCTACCTTACCTTTAAGTGAAAATGCATTCATTGAAAAATCACTAAGCTTCTTTTCCATAATAACACCTTCCTATATTTATAATTTTGTTGATTGGTCAGGGATTTCCTCTACTAACTCAACCAAACAATTTTCTTTATCATTTTTATGTCTTATATCTAATTCAGCCATTATATCAGCTACTCTTTCTTCTGTTAAATTATAGAATACCATGAATATGATCAATGTAACTACACAAACAACAGCTGGCAAAATAGATGTCATAATTAAAATTCCATTCAAAGATTTTGCAGTTTGAGGTACATTAGGAATATATCCAACATTAGCTAATATCAATGTAGGTATAACTCCCCCTACTGCTAATGAAACCTTTAATCCAAGAGTAATAAGTGAGTACACAACTGCGGCATGTCTTTTGCCAGTATTGTACTCAGCATACTCAACTGCATCCGGAATGATTGACCACAAACTGCCCATAAGTATACCATAGCCAAATGCAGCTACTGATTTAGCTATCATCATTGCTGCAATTTGTGAAACCGGAATGATATATAAAGCTGCTGATCCAATGGCACCTAAACTCAAACCAAGTGCAACAGTGTTTTTCTTTTTTATATGTCTAAAAAGCGCAGGCACAAAAGGAACTGCCACAACTGAAGGTAAAACATTCAACATAGAAAATAAAGCAACTAGATCTTTTCTATTTACGTTATAAGTCATATAATAAATTCCTGAAGCTGATTGTATAGACGAAAATGCATAAACGCCTACAAACAGTAAAAATAATACGACACCTGGTTTATTATGTGTAATCTGATAAATAAATCCTTTAAAAGTAACTGGATCTAGATGAGATTTTACTCTGATACGTTCATGCAAAGTAGTATAACTATAAATCAAGATAGACGCACAAATAATAGAAAGTAAAATAATAGTCATCTGGTAACCTTTTGCTGCATTACCTCTACCGAAAAACTGCGATAAAATAGGAATAAACAGTGCAACTACCACACCACCAGACTGAGCAAACATCATTCTTACGGAATTTAGCCTAGTCCTCTCCATAGGATCTGCTGTCATGACAGTTGTACAAGATACATATGGATTAATTATGAAAGTATATAATGTGAGCATCAAATTGTACGTAGCATATGCCCATATCAATTTGCCCGTATGTCCCAAATTAGGTACTGTAAAAGTCAAAATACCTGCAAGAGCAAAGGGAATAGCTCCATAAATAAGATAACTTTTGTACTTACCATGCTTTGGATTCATTCTTTCTGCAATAACACCCATAGTAGGGTCCCATATCATATCCCATCCTCTAGAAATAAGAAACATAACAGAAACTTCTACAGCAGTTAATCCGTAAACATCGGTATAATAGAATGTGAGAAACATTAAAATTGACTGAAAAACTAAATTCATTCCTCCATCTACAAGGGAATATCCCACTACTTCTTTGGTAGGGAGTTTATAAAATCCAGGCTTATCACCACTTTTTTCATACAAATTCACTGTTTTTTCCATTATTTCATCAACTCCTTTTCAAATTTATACTTGTATTATCAAATTAAACAAAATAAAAACAGATATACAGCATAACTTACAAGTTTTAAAACTCTTTAATAATAGTAAACGATTGCAAAATGTACCTTCCAAATAAAATGGCATATCTTAAAAACTTAGCTCCTCCTTTTTATTTTATTCACCACTTCTCAATTATTAATTTTATATTATTTAGTCTTAACTTAAGTGTGTTTTTTTTATGAAAACGTGTACTTTTCTATATTAATTCACTTATCTGTTATTCTTAAATGTATTTTTTTAACACATAACTTTTTATATATTTGGGAAATAATATTTACAAATTTCTAATATATATATACAATAAAATCATAGTTAAAAATCTATACTAGTAATTTAGATAGTCTGGGGGGGTACTATGTAAATGTTTTCTAAGGTTATCTTATATGCAGAAGATAAAATTGCTAATATGATATATAACTTCTACAGAACAACTAAAAGTAATTTTTCTATTTCTTATATTGCTAACTCTTATAAAAACAGTATTGAAAAAGCAATAGAACTTAATGCTCAAGTTATAATTCTTCAACTTAAACACCCTGTATATAAAATTCATAACTTTTTCTATGATTTAGCAATGTCAAATATATATCCAATGATTCTAATTTTTAATGTTATTTCAGAAAATCAAATTATCTACTCTATTACAAGTCACAAAGACATTACTTATATTAATAAAATAAAATTCTTTTTTACTCAGTCTTTAAGTGAAAAATATACTTGTCATTTTAACTATATTGGTGAAGGCAAAAATTCAAATTTGGTAATGGACTTCAGAATCAGTCAGCTAGAAA
The genomic region above belongs to Clostridium sp. AWRP and contains:
- a CDS encoding SDR family oxidoreductase translates to MEKKLSDFSMNAFSLKGKVAVVTGANQGLGMAYAVAFAKAGADLFIPHFTDDVSEIKSLIEETGQKVKFLQGDLTKKDYIEQVVNTCLKEYGKIDILVNNAGGSTFAEFLEYPDSAWQKIIDIDLNSVYYLSHRVVKEMVKQKSGKIINIGSALSFTADKKCPPYTASKHAILGLTKVFANEVGKYNIQTNAICPGFLATDVNKELRADKNFYDKITNRIPSGRWGELNDLMGTAVFLASSASDYINGWYISIDGGFQTTL
- a CDS encoding transketolase, with protein sequence MYCNVDMEQVKQLEDKAVEIRKKLCSFIYEIGMGHLGGELSIVDMAVALYYKYMNYDPKNPKWEKRDRLILSKGHCGETLYTIFSDLGMYTMEYMIEHFETLDTAKFGMHPNRKYVPAIEASTGSLGHGLSIATGLALGARMSKAYWRTFCIIGDGEIEEGSNWEAFMAAGHYKLGNLVAIVDKNRLQMTGFTRDVMNIDPLGDKIKAFGWDVIEIQGNDMYEVCNALQSLPPADPETRRKPICIISNTTKGCGVSFMENNAVWHGGGIAKEQLDEALKSIENNRKVR
- a CDS encoding MFS transporter, giving the protein MEKTVNLYEKSGDKPGFYKLPTKEVVGYSLVDGGMNLVFQSILMFLTFYYTDVYGLTAVEVSVMFLISRGWDMIWDPTMGVIAERMNPKHGKYKSYLIYGAIPFALAGILTFTVPNLGHTGKLIWAYATYNLMLTLYTFIINPYVSCTTVMTADPMERTRLNSVRMMFAQSGGVVVALFIPILSQFFGRGNAAKGYQMTIILLSIICASILIYSYTTLHERIRVKSHLDPVTFKGFIYQITHNKPGVVLFLLFVGVYAFSSIQSASGIYYMTYNVNRKDLVALFSMLNVLPSVVAVPFVPALFRHIKKKNTVALGLSLGAIGSAALYIIPVSQIAAMMIAKSVAAFGYGILMGSLWSIIPDAVEYAEYNTGKRHAAVVYSLITLGLKVSLAVGGVIPTLILANVGYIPNVPQTAKSLNGILIMTSILPAVVCVVTLIIFMVFYNLTEERVADIMAELDIRHKNDKENCLVELVEEIPDQSTKL
- a CDS encoding alcohol dehydrogenase catalytic domain-containing protein; translation: MKTIACVKVGSLKDPDVNKRGRVQVIDMPEQEMGDEDVKIKVAYCSICGSDPHVIEGVFGLEPPFGLGHEISGTIVEIGKKATKKGLKVGDKVAGNFLRFCGTCYYCRNGQEQFCEYQDNKPGMSEYVVWHESQVFKVPDDVSLEEACLLEPVSIAVRIVDKTNMKIGQRVAISGGGPIGLLSLQAMKMFGATSLTLIEPIKERQELAKEFGADYVINPLEQDVCVESNKITNGLGFDLVIEASGSPNAAPAASEIAAKGGTVLYIAMFPKNYNMPLNLYDKLYNKELTISSINVAPYAFPRAAQIMPRMNLKPFIQKIFTIDQAEEAFAAQISGKYPKILIKCNDF